The following proteins are encoded in a genomic region of Neomicrococcus aestuarii:
- the rplO gene encoding 50S ribosomal protein L15: MAEENAIKVHDLRPAPGAKTAKTRVGRGEASKGKTAGRGTKGTKARYQVKAGFAGGQLPLQMRLPKLRGFKNPFRVEFQVVNLDRISELFPEGGEITVDKLVAAGAVRKNQPVKVLGSGDITVKVDVKVDAFSASAAEKIQAAGGSISEL; encoded by the coding sequence ATGGCTGAAGAGAACGCAATCAAGGTCCACGACCTGCGTCCGGCACCCGGCGCGAAGACCGCTAAGACCCGTGTTGGTCGTGGTGAGGCTTCCAAGGGTAAGACCGCTGGTCGCGGTACCAAGGGCACCAAGGCGCGCTACCAGGTCAAGGCCGGCTTCGCCGGTGGCCAGTTGCCGCTGCAGATGCGCTTGCCGAAGCTTCGCGGCTTCAAGAACCCCTTCCGCGTTGAGTTCCAGGTTGTTAACCTGGACCGCATCTCGGAGTTGTTCCCAGAAGGCGGCGAAATCACCGTTGACAAGCTTGTAGCAGCCGGTGCTGTTCGCAAGAACCAGCCTGTAAAGGTGCTTGGCTCTGGCGACATCACGGTCAAGGTGGATGTGAAGGTTGACGCTTTCTCTGCTTCCGCAGCAGAAAAGATTCAGGCAGCCGGCGGATCCATCTCCGAGCTCTAA
- the rplE gene encoding 50S ribosomal protein L5, whose product MTETAVKIEPRLKAKYKSEIRESLQQEFGYGNVMQIPGLVKVVVNMGVGEAAKDSKLIEGAIRDLTAITGQKPMVTKARKSIAQFKLREGMPIGAHTTLRGDRMWEFVDRLVTLALPRIRDFRGLNGKQFDGNGNYTFGLTEQVMFHEINQDQVDRPRGMDITLVTTAKSDAEGFALLKALGFPFKSDEN is encoded by the coding sequence ATGACTGAGACCGCAGTTAAGATTGAGCCACGCCTCAAGGCGAAGTACAAGAGCGAAATCCGTGAGTCCCTCCAGCAGGAGTTCGGCTACGGAAACGTCATGCAGATTCCAGGCCTTGTCAAGGTCGTCGTGAACATGGGTGTTGGAGAAGCCGCTAAGGACTCCAAGCTCATTGAAGGTGCAATTCGTGACCTCACCGCTATCACCGGCCAGAAGCCGATGGTAACGAAGGCTCGCAAGTCCATTGCACAGTTCAAGCTTCGCGAAGGCATGCCAATTGGCGCGCACACCACGCTGCGCGGCGACCGCATGTGGGAATTCGTTGATCGCTTGGTCACCCTCGCATTGCCCCGTATCCGCGACTTCCGCGGCCTCAACGGCAAGCAGTTCGACGGTAACGGCAACTACACCTTTGGTTTGACGGAACAGGTTATGTTCCACGAGATCAACCAGGATCAGGTTGACCGTCCACGCGGTATGGACATCACTTTGGTGACCACCGCCAAGAGCGATGCGGAAGGCTTCGCGCTTCTCAAGGCGCTTGGCTTCCCTTTCAAGTCTGACGAAAACTAA
- the rpsE gene encoding 30S ribosomal protein S5: protein MSEENNQKDPQVTENTEATEETTEANARGGRGDNRGRGEGRGRGEGRGRGDRRGNDRNEEKDKFLERVVTINRVSKVVKGGRRFSFTALVVVGDGNGLVGVGYGKAKEVPAAIAKGVEEAKKSFFRVPRVGTTIPHLVQGEAAAGVVLLRPASPGTGVIAGGPIRAVLECAGIHDVLSKSMGSTNQINMVHGTIDALKRLEEPAAVAARRGLPLDEVVPHAMLRTLQNQKAGV, encoded by the coding sequence GTGAGCGAAGAGAACAACCAGAAGGATCCCCAGGTGACTGAAAACACCGAGGCAACCGAAGAGACCACCGAGGCTAACGCTCGCGGTGGACGCGGTGACAACCGTGGCCGTGGCGAAGGCCGTGGACGTGGCGAAGGCCGCGGACGTGGAGACCGTCGTGGCAACGATCGCAACGAAGAAAAGGACAAGTTCCTTGAGCGCGTTGTGACCATCAACCGTGTGTCCAAGGTTGTCAAGGGTGGTCGTCGCTTTAGCTTCACCGCTCTCGTAGTTGTCGGTGACGGCAACGGCTTGGTCGGCGTTGGCTACGGCAAGGCTAAGGAAGTTCCAGCAGCAATCGCTAAGGGCGTTGAAGAGGCTAAGAAGTCCTTCTTCCGCGTTCCACGCGTTGGCACCACCATCCCGCACCTCGTGCAGGGTGAAGCCGCTGCAGGCGTTGTCCTCTTGCGTCCGGCTTCGCCGGGTACCGGTGTTATCGCCGGTGGTCCTATCCGCGCCGTCTTGGAATGCGCAGGCATCCACGACGTTCTTTCCAAGTCCATGGGTTCGACCAACCAGATCAACATGGTTCATGGCACCATCGATGCGCTCAAGCGCCTCGAGGAGCCTGCAGCTGTTGCTGCTCGCCGTGGTCTGCCATTGGACGAGGTTGTGCCACACGCAATGTTGCGCACCCTCCAGAACCAGAAGGCAGGGGTCTAA
- the secY gene encoding preprotein translocase subunit SecY, translating to MFSAIARVFRTPDLRNKVLFTLGIIAIYRLGVYIPAPGVDYGNVQQCLALGNTTGGLYQFVNLFSGGALLQVSIFAMGIMPYITASIIVQLLRVVIPRFEELHKEGQSGQSKLTQYTRYLTIALGLLQATTLVSLARSGSLFAGCQYPIVPNDDLIHVLLMIIALTAGTSLIMWLGELVTERGVGNGMSILIFVSIASGFPASMGAIATSQGWGVFALVILIGLVILGLVVFVEQSQRRVPVQYAKRMIGRRTVGGTSTYIPIKVNMAGVIPVIFASSMLALPGTLVQFNMRPDGTLPDWALWVQTHLTGTSPLYMTIYVLLTLFFTYFYVSITFNPDEVSDNMKKYGGFIPGIRAGRPTAEYLQYVLSRITFAGAIYLAFVALIPLVAFVMIGANQNFPFGGTSILIMVGVGLETVKQINAQMQQRHYEGLLR from the coding sequence TTGTTTAGCGCCATTGCCCGGGTATTCCGGACGCCTGACCTGCGCAACAAAGTGCTGTTCACGCTGGGAATCATCGCGATCTATCGCCTCGGGGTTTACATCCCCGCACCAGGAGTGGACTACGGGAATGTGCAGCAGTGTCTCGCTCTCGGTAACACCACCGGCGGCTTGTACCAGTTCGTGAACCTCTTCAGTGGTGGCGCGCTCCTCCAGGTTTCCATCTTCGCGATGGGCATCATGCCGTACATCACCGCCTCCATCATTGTGCAGCTGCTTCGCGTGGTGATCCCACGCTTTGAGGAACTGCATAAGGAAGGCCAGTCCGGCCAGTCCAAGCTCACGCAGTACACGCGCTACCTGACGATCGCTCTGGGTCTATTGCAGGCCACCACGCTCGTATCGCTCGCACGTTCAGGCTCGCTCTTTGCAGGCTGCCAGTATCCGATCGTCCCGAACGATGACCTCATCCACGTTCTGCTGATGATCATCGCGCTCACCGCGGGCACCTCCCTCATCATGTGGCTGGGCGAACTGGTGACCGAACGTGGCGTCGGCAACGGCATGTCTATCCTGATCTTCGTCTCGATCGCTTCCGGCTTCCCAGCATCCATGGGCGCCATCGCCACTTCGCAGGGCTGGGGCGTGTTTGCCCTCGTCATCCTGATCGGTTTGGTCATCCTTGGTCTGGTGGTCTTCGTGGAGCAGTCGCAGCGCCGTGTTCCGGTGCAGTATGCCAAGCGAATGATTGGACGTCGTACCGTGGGTGGCACCTCCACCTACATTCCCATCAAGGTGAACATGGCAGGCGTGATCCCCGTGATCTTCGCAAGCTCCATGTTGGCGCTTCCGGGAACCCTGGTCCAGTTCAACATGCGTCCGGACGGGACGCTGCCCGATTGGGCGCTCTGGGTACAGACGCACCTGACCGGCACCTCGCCGCTCTACATGACCATCTACGTACTGCTTACGTTGTTCTTTACGTACTTCTATGTCTCGATTACTTTCAATCCTGATGAAGTCTCGGACAATATGAAGAAGTACGGAGGCTTTATCCCTGGAATTCGTGCCGGCCGACCCACTGCGGAATACCTGCAGTACGTCTTGAGCCGAATCACCTTCGCCGGTGCTATTTACCTGGCGTTCGTGGCGCTGATTCCACTCGTGGCGTTCGTGATGATCGGCGCCAACCAGAACTTCCCGTTTGGTGGAACCTCAATCCTCATCATGGTGGGTGTGGGACTTGAGACCGTCAAACAAATCAATGCCCAAATGCAACAGCGACACTACGAAGGACTCTTGCGATGA
- the rpmD gene encoding 50S ribosomal protein L30, with product MAKNLVPSEKSLEITQIKSVIGGKQNQRDTLRSLGLKRIGHTVVRKADAVTVGMVNTVPHLVKVEEAE from the coding sequence ATGGCTAAGAACCTTGTTCCCAGCGAAAAGTCACTGGAAATCACCCAGATCAAGTCCGTCATTGGCGGCAAGCAGAACCAGCGGGACACCCTCCGCTCCCTCGGTCTCAAGCGCATCGGCCACACGGTCGTTCGCAAAGCTGACGCCGTAACGGTGGGCATGGTTAACACGGTTCCGCACCTCGTGAAGGTAGAGGAGGCTGAGTAA
- the rplR gene encoding 50S ribosomal protein L18 has protein sequence MAIGIRGKSKAAARGRRHLRVRKRIAGTSARPRLVVNRSARHIFVQVVDDTQGKTVAYASTMEADLRGFEGDKTAKAKRVGELVAERAKAAGVEAVVFDRGGNKYHGRVAAVADGAREGGLAL, from the coding sequence ATGGCTATCGGAATTCGAGGCAAGTCCAAGGCCGCTGCCCGTGGCCGCCGCCACCTGCGCGTCCGCAAGCGTATTGCCGGCACCAGCGCACGTCCGCGTTTGGTTGTCAACCGCTCTGCACGCCACATCTTCGTCCAGGTTGTCGATGACACCCAGGGCAAGACCGTTGCTTACGCGTCCACCATGGAAGCTGACTTGCGCGGCTTCGAAGGTGACAAGACCGCAAAGGCAAAGCGTGTTGGCGAGCTCGTAGCAGAGCGCGCCAAGGCTGCCGGTGTTGAAGCAGTTGTCTTCGACCGTGGCGGCAACAAGTACCACGGCCGTGTGGCCGCGGTTGCCGACGGAGCACGTGAAGGTGGGTTGGCACTGTGA
- the rpsH gene encoding 30S ribosomal protein S8, which produces MTMTDPVADMLTRLRNANSAHHDSVAMPSSKLKVRVAEILKNEGYIADFAEEEAEVGKKLTISLKFGPNRERSIAGVRRISKPGLRVYAKSTNLPHVLGGLGIAILSTSSGLLTDRQAAKKGVGGEVLAYVW; this is translated from the coding sequence ATGACTATGACAGATCCTGTCGCAGATATGCTGACGCGTCTGCGCAACGCTAACTCCGCTCACCACGATTCCGTGGCGATGCCATCTTCCAAGCTGAAGGTGCGCGTAGCGGAGATCCTCAAGAACGAGGGTTACATCGCCGATTTCGCTGAAGAAGAGGCAGAGGTTGGCAAGAAGCTGACCATCTCGCTGAAGTTCGGCCCGAACCGTGAGCGCTCCATCGCGGGTGTTCGCCGCATCTCCAAGCCAGGTCTTCGCGTTTACGCAAAGTCCACCAACCTCCCACACGTTTTGGGTGGCCTTGGAATTGCAATCTTGTCCACGTCTTCCGGTCTGTTGACGGACCGCCAGGCTGCAAAGAAGGGCGTGGGTGGGGAAGTCCTCGCCTACGTCTGGTAA
- the rplF gene encoding 50S ribosomal protein L6 has product MSRIGRLPITVPAGVEVKIDGPVVNVKGSKGELSHTVPSVITVAQEENTLTVSRPNDERDSRALHGLTRTLIANMIQGVTEGYSKALEIHGTGYRVQAKGANLEFALGYSHPVVVEAPEGISFTVEGANKLTVSGISKQQVGEVAANIRKLRKPDPYKGKGIRYAGENIRRKVGKAGK; this is encoded by the coding sequence ATGTCACGTATTGGACGTCTTCCCATCACCGTTCCCGCCGGCGTTGAAGTTAAGATCGACGGCCCCGTGGTGAACGTCAAGGGATCCAAGGGCGAATTGAGCCACACGGTTCCTTCCGTCATTACGGTTGCTCAGGAGGAGAACACCCTTACTGTTTCTCGTCCGAACGATGAGCGCGATTCCCGTGCATTGCACGGTTTGACCCGTACTTTGATCGCCAACATGATCCAGGGTGTCACCGAGGGCTACTCGAAGGCACTTGAGATCCACGGTACCGGTTACCGTGTTCAGGCCAAGGGCGCAAACCTTGAGTTCGCTCTCGGTTACTCCCACCCGGTCGTTGTCGAGGCGCCAGAAGGCATCTCGTTCACCGTTGAGGGCGCTAACAAGCTCACTGTTTCTGGCATTAGCAAGCAGCAGGTCGGCGAAGTTGCGGCCAACATTCGTAAGCTCCGCAAGCCGGACCCATATAAGGGCAAGGGCATCCGCTACGCGGGCGAGAACATCCGCCGCAAGGTCGGAAAGGCTGGTAAGTAA